The proteins below come from a single Shinella zoogloeoides genomic window:
- a CDS encoding formylglycine-generating enzyme family protein produces MATVTSRPGHSWTSLAFPVLLLAALTGVLAVKTDLIGAAPAGHVLDEPQTIEIAPRSFAYRDSGEFYRNGFAVDGTVKAVTVRRPLTIMKYQVTASDYARCVADGACAPAEPGFVPADPSNTPATGVSYDDAIAYAGWLSERTGEIWTLPNDRDLAFAAGSRFPDDALGVDINSTNPADRWLADYRREAGRKASRDPVPQPLGRFGENEYGLADFAGNVWEWTATCNRRVNLDKAARVVNDVSSCGIYVASGKHRAAMSSFVRNPKGGGCAVGVPPDNVGFRLVKDTRWYAPLLVALRERGVPL; encoded by the coding sequence GAGACCCGGCCATTCGTGGACATCGCTTGCCTTTCCCGTCCTTCTGCTTGCCGCGCTCACCGGCGTGCTCGCGGTCAAGACGGACCTCATCGGCGCCGCGCCGGCCGGCCATGTGCTGGACGAACCGCAGACGATCGAGATCGCGCCGCGCAGCTTTGCCTATCGTGACAGCGGCGAATTCTACCGCAACGGCTTTGCCGTCGACGGAACGGTGAAGGCCGTGACCGTCCGCCGTCCGCTCACCATCATGAAGTACCAGGTCACCGCCAGCGACTATGCGCGCTGCGTCGCCGATGGCGCATGCGCGCCGGCCGAGCCGGGCTTTGTCCCGGCCGACCCCAGCAATACGCCGGCGACCGGCGTCAGCTATGACGACGCGATCGCCTATGCGGGCTGGCTCAGCGAGCGCACCGGCGAGATCTGGACGCTGCCGAACGATCGGGACCTTGCCTTCGCCGCCGGTTCGCGCTTCCCGGACGATGCGCTCGGCGTCGACATCAACAGTACAAACCCGGCGGACCGGTGGCTGGCCGACTATCGCCGCGAGGCGGGCCGCAAGGCCTCGCGCGATCCCGTGCCCCAGCCGCTCGGCCGTTTCGGCGAGAACGAATACGGCCTAGCCGATTTCGCCGGCAATGTCTGGGAATGGACGGCGACCTGCAACCGGCGCGTCAATCTCGACAAGGCGGCGCGCGTGGTGAACGACGTCTCGTCCTGCGGCATCTATGTCGCCAGCGGCAAGCATCGCGCGGCGATGAGTTCGTTCGTGCGCAATCCGAAGGGCGGCGGCTGCGCGGTGGGCGTGCCGCCGGACAATGTCGGCTTCCGCCTGGTCAAGGACACGCGCTGGTACGCGCCGCTCCTCGTGGCGCTTCGGGAGCGCGGCGTTCCGCTCTGA
- a CDS encoding Crp/Fnr family transcriptional regulator codes for MKIDRTVVRSLALFDRMSDEDLDRLLTHATARRVAQGDAVFEQGQQAASFFLLLHGRLKVTQVTEDGQQIIVRVVHPGDLFGFAKALQRSDYPGTARAATESVILGWPTDLWPQFVEQNPRLAVSAMQTIGQRLEEAHTRIREMSTQEVERRVAHAVLRLSKQAGRKEGEGIRIDFPISRQDIAEMTGTTLHTVSRILSAWETLGLVQGGRQKLLIRDIAGLSALADGPKD; via the coding sequence GTGAAGATTGACCGGACCGTCGTCCGTTCGCTCGCCCTGTTCGACAGGATGAGCGACGAGGACCTCGACAGGCTGCTGACCCACGCGACCGCGCGCCGCGTGGCGCAGGGCGACGCCGTCTTCGAGCAGGGTCAGCAGGCGGCGAGCTTCTTCCTGCTCCTGCACGGCCGGCTGAAGGTGACGCAGGTGACGGAGGACGGCCAGCAGATCATCGTGCGTGTCGTGCATCCCGGCGATCTCTTCGGCTTTGCCAAGGCCCTCCAGCGATCCGACTATCCCGGCACCGCGCGCGCGGCGACCGAAAGCGTCATCCTCGGCTGGCCGACCGATCTCTGGCCGCAATTCGTCGAGCAGAATCCCCGCCTTGCCGTCAGCGCCATGCAGACCATCGGCCAGCGTCTGGAGGAGGCGCATACCCGCATACGCGAAATGTCGACGCAGGAGGTCGAACGGCGTGTCGCCCATGCCGTGTTGCGGCTCTCCAAGCAGGCCGGCCGCAAGGAGGGGGAGGGCATCCGCATCGACTTCCCGATCTCGCGCCAGGACATCGCGGAGATGACCGGCACGACGCTGCACACCGTCTCGCGCATCCTCAGCGCCTGGGAAACCCTAGGCCTCGTCCAGGGCGGCCGCCAGAAGCTTCTCATCCGCGATATCGCCGGCCTTTCAGCCCTTGCCGACGGCCCGAAGGACTGA
- a CDS encoding GFA family protein, which yields MAGTEKTEALDKDMDRIRGACHCGSVRFQVCLTNGLHTARRCSCSYCRMRGAIAVSADISGIVIEQGEAFLTLYQFNTMTAKHYFCSRCGIYTHHQRRSNPSQYGVNVACLEGLSPFDFEEVPVNDGVAHPSDRKGESGPVLAGVLKFIPADR from the coding sequence ATGGCCGGCACGGAAAAGACGGAAGCCCTCGACAAGGACATGGACCGGATCCGCGGCGCCTGCCATTGCGGCTCCGTGCGCTTTCAGGTTTGCCTGACGAACGGTCTGCACACCGCCCGCCGATGCTCCTGCTCCTATTGCCGCATGCGCGGCGCCATCGCGGTTTCCGCAGACATTTCCGGCATCGTCATCGAACAGGGCGAGGCGTTCCTGACCCTCTATCAGTTCAACACAATGACCGCGAAACACTATTTCTGCTCTCGATGCGGCATCTATACCCACCACCAGCGCCGCTCCAACCCCAGCCAGTACGGCGTGAACGTCGCCTGCCTCGAAGGCCTAAGTCCCTTCGATTTCGAGGAAGTTCCCGTCAACGACGGCGTCGCTCATCCGTCTGACCGGAAAGGCGAGAGCGGTCCGGTTTTGGCAGGGGTGCTGAAGTTCATCCCTGCCGACCGCTGA